One genomic segment of Desmodus rotundus isolate HL8 chromosome 5, HLdesRot8A.1, whole genome shotgun sequence includes these proteins:
- the C5H2orf68 gene encoding UPF0561 protein C2orf68 homolog, whose protein sequence is MEAAPNPGAGLCCKPGGRLDMSHGFVHHIRRNQLARDDYDKKVKQAAKEKARRRHTPAPTRPRKPDLQVYLPRHRDGSAHPSNPDCEESGESSSSGGSEPEPSSHQLFCLEYEADSGEVTSVIVYQDDDPGRVSEEVSAHTPLDPPMREALKLRIKEEIAKRQSRH, encoded by the exons ATGGAAGCGGCACCGAATCCAGGGGCAGGTCTTTGTTGCAAGCCTGGCGGGCGACTGGACATGAGCCACGGCTTCGTGCACCACATCCGGCGGAATCAGCTCGCCCG GGACGACTACGACAAGAAGGTGAAGCAGGCGGCCAAGGAGAAGGCGAGGAGGCGGCACACGCCCGCGCCGACGAGGCCCCGCAAGCCGGACTTGCAAGTGTACCTCCCGCGACACCGAG ATGGCTCTGCCCACCCAAGCAACCCAGACTGTGAAGAGTCCGGTGAAAGCAGCAGTAGCGGAGGCTCGGAGCCAGAGCCTTCTAGCCATCAGCTCTTCTGCTTAGAATATGAGGCGGACAGCGGAGAGGTCACATCAGTTATCGTGTATCAG GATGATGATCCAGGAAGGGTGAGTGAGGAGGTGTCAGCACACACGCCTCTGGATCCACCCATGCGAGAGGCCCTCAAGTTGCGCATCAAGGAGGAGATTGCAAAGCGCCAGAGCCGACACTGA